A window from Primulina eburnea isolate SZY01 chromosome 2, ASM2296580v1, whole genome shotgun sequence encodes these proteins:
- the LOC140820536 gene encoding cell division cycle 5-like protein, whose protein sequence is MRIMIKGGVWKNTEDEILKAAVMKYGKNQWARISSLLVRKSAKQCKARWYEWLDPSIKKTEWTREEDEKLLHLAKLMPTQWRTIAPIVGRTPSQCLERYEKLLDAACAKDENYEPGDDPRKLRPGEIDPNPESKPARPDPVDMDEDEKEMLSEARARLANTRGKKAKRKAREKQLEEARRLASLQKRRELKAAGIDIRKRKRKRRGIDYNAEIPFEKKPPPGFYDVADEDRPAELVSFPTTIEELEGERRVDREARLRKQDIARNKIAQRQDTPSAILQANKLNDPETVRKRSKLNLPAPQIPDHELEAIAKMGIASDLIGSEELTEGNAATRSLLANYAQTPQQGMPSMRTPQRTPASKQDAIMMEAENQRRLTQSQTPLLGGENPLLHPSDFSGVTPRKKDVATPNPLLTPSATPGGAGLTPRINMTPSHDGYNSFSMTPKGTPMRDELRINEEIDIHDSGKLRQSDLRKELVSGLKTLPQPKNEYQIVVQSFPEEDEEPEEKIEEDMSDRRTREKAEEEARQQALLKKRSKVLQRELPRPPPSSLELIRGSLIRADEDKSSVVPPTLIEQADELIRRELLLLLEHDEVKYPSEEKPAKEKKKGSKRAVNGKSVPAPLIEDFEENELKEADTLIKEEAQFIRMAMGHEKESLDEYIEAHETCLNDIMYFPTRDGYGLSSVANNVERLTAFQNEFENIRKRMDDDTKKAQRLEQKIKVLTNGYQMRAGKLWTQIEATFKQMDTAGTELECFLTLQKQEQLAATRRISNLWEEVQKQKDLERILQKRYGDLLPELERVQNLIDMYRLQAKRQEETATEDNSHESSSAEVETADQSAAQDLETSAPSAITDEINSMEVDTSDVSKDDA, encoded by the exons AAGCAGTGCAAGGCGCGTTGGTACGAGTGGCTGGACccctcaatcaaaaag ACTGAGTGGACCAGAGAAGAAGATGAAAAACTGTTGCATCTGGCTAAGCTCATGCCCACACAGTGGAGAACTATTGCCCCGATTGTGGGTCGTACTCCATCACAGTGCCTTGAACGATATGAGAAGCTCTTGGACGCAGCATGTGCTAAGGATGAGAACTATGAACCTGGTGACGACCCAAGGAAATTGCGGCCAGGAGAGATTGACCCAAATCCGGAATCTAAGCCAGCTCGTCCTGATCCTGTAGATATGGACGAGGATGAGAAAGAGATGCTTTCTGAAGCACGAGCTCGGTTGGCCAACACAAGAGGCAAAAAGGCAAAGAGGAAAGCTAGAGAAAAGCAACTTGAAGAGGCCCGGCGACTTGCTTCGTTGCAGAAAAGGAGAGAATTAAAAGCTGCTGGAATTGACATCCGGAAAAGGAAGAGAAAGAGAAGGGGAATTGACTACAATGCCGAAATTCCCTTTGAAAAGAAACCTCCTCCAGGCTTTTATGATGTTGCTGATGAAGATCGTCCAGCTGAACTAGTCAGCTTCCCAACCACCATTGAAGAACTTGAAGGTGAAAGAAGAGTTGACCGGGAAGCACGTCTTAGAAAGCAGGACATTGCGAGGAACAAAATTGCTCAGAGACAGGATACTCCATCAGCAATACTACAAGCCAACAAGCTCAATGATCCTGAAACAGTAAGAAAAAGATCTAAACTTAATCTCCCTGCACCACAGATCCCAGACCATGAACTAGAAGCGATTGCTAAGATGGGGATTGCCAGTGATCTTATTGGGAGTGAAGAATTAACAGAAGGGAATGCTGCAACACGTTCTCTTCTTGCAAACTATGCACAGACACCCCAGCAGGGTATGCCTTCAATGCGAACACCTCAGAGAACTCCTGCAAGCAAGCAGGATGCCATTATGATGGAGGCTGAGAACCAGCGGAGATTGACTCAATCTCAGACTCCCCTGCTTGGTGGAGAAAATCCATTGTTGCACCCATCAGACTTTTCTGGAGTCACTCCTAGGAAAAAGGATGTTGCAACTCCAAATCCCCTCTTGACTCCTTCAGCAACTCCTGGAGGTGCGGGACTTACTCCTAGAATTAACATGACACCTTCACATGATGGGTATAATTCTTTTAGTATGACACCCAAAGGTACTCCAATGAGGGATGAGCTGCGCATTAATGAAGAAATAGATATACATGACAGTGGCAAGTTAAGGCAATCTGATTTGAGGAAGGAACTGGTCTCTGGATTGAAAACCCTTCCACAACCCAAAAACGAGTACCAGATAGTTGTCCAATCCTTCCCCGAAGAGGATGAAGAACCTGAGGAGAAAATTGAGGAGGATATGTCCGACAGGAGAACTCGAGAAAAGGCTGAGGAAGAAGCGAGACAACAAGCCTTACTTAAGAAAAGATCTAAAGTGCTGCAAAGGGAACTACCTAGACCCCCACCATCTTCGCTGGAACTTATTAGGGGGTCTTTGATTAGAGCTGATGAAGACAAAAGCTCTGTTGTACCTCCAACATTAATTGAGCAGGCCGATGAGTTAATACGAAGAGAGCTTCTATTGTTACTGGAACATGATGAAGTGAAATATCCATCCGAAGAGAAACCTGCTAAAGAGAAGAAAAAAGGGTCTAAACGTGCCGTGAATGGGAAGTCTGTGCCTGCTCCTTTAATTGAAGACTTTGAAGAAAATGAGCTGAAAGAAGCTGACACATTAATAAAGGAGGAGGCCCAGTTCATTCGAATGGCTATGGGCCACGAAAAGGAATCACTCGACGAGTACATAGAGGCACATGAAACATGTTTAAATGATATCATGTACTTTCCCACTCGTGATGGCTATGGTCTGTCGAGCGTTGCCAACAATGTGGAGAGACTCACCGCTTTTCAAAATGAGTTTGAAAATATAAGGAAGAGGATGGATGATGATACTAAAAAGGCTCAACGGCTTGAGCAGAAGATTAAAGTTCTTACTAATGGCTATCAAATGAGAGCTGGAAAACTCTGGACACAGATCGAGGCAACCTTCAAGCAGATGGATACTGCAGGAACAGAACTTGAGTGCTTTCTTACTTTGCAGAAGCAAGAACAACTAGCAGCCACACGGAGGATCAGTAACCTTTGGGAAGAAGTTCAGAAACAAAAGGATCTCGAGCGTATTTTACAGAAACGCTATGGTGATCTATTACCAGAACTCGAAAGGGTTCAGAATTTGATAGATATGTACCGATTACAAGCAAAAAGACAGGAGGAAACTGCTACAGAAGACAACTCCCACGAATCGTCGAGTGCTGAGGTGGAGACTGCTGATCAATCCGCTGCACAGGATCTCGAGACGTCAGCACCTTCAGCCATCACTGATGAAATAAACTCTATGGAAGTTGATACTTCTGATGTCTCGAAAGACGATGCATGA
- the LOC140820540 gene encoding putative lysine-specific demethylase JMJ16: MATELVGPCAKEDNMDLPTIPPGFESLAPFTVNRAEDNQVALSTTSDCATEPQTETLQMAVNCNDDLKTSKCSRRRPWIKYCEFDNNSGDESESEKPISTGHHLPKGVIRGCEKCSSCQKVIAKWRPEASHRPDLQEAPVFYPSEEEFEDTLKYIASIRSKAETYGICRIVPPASWKPPCPLKEKNMWERSKFVTRVQRIEKLQNRDSMRKIFQVNYNKRKRKRKSMKNEVDYRKNDEEVKITGEVERVDAERFGFEHGPEFTMDGFKKYSDEFVAQYFRKNSSTLASECDINMFEEQWQPTVESIEGEYWRMVEKPTEEIEVLYGADLETGVFGSGFPKTSDQVCSASDMKYVNSGWNLNNFPRLPGSVLSFESSDISGVLVPWLYIGMCFSSFCWHVEDHHLYSLNYLHWGAPKMWYGVPGSEAVKLEAAMRKHLPDLFEEQPDLLHKLVTQLSPSILKSEGVPVYRCVQNQGEFILTFPRAYHAGFNCGFNCAEAVNVAPVDWLPHGQNAIELYCEQGRKSTISHDKLLLGAAREAVKANWEYNLLRKYTRNNLRWKDVCGKDGILSKALKARVEMERLRRDFLCKSSQALKMESSFDANSERECSICLFDLHLSAAGCHHCSPDKYACLNHAKQLCSCSWGAKFFLFRYDIGELNLLVEALEGKLSAIYRWARLDLGLALSSYVSKDNLQSSGIVGQSSSHNTSQEAPKETNSLPTTLSSIEQMDGRSLNLMKFTGSTNSYQKEKPSEVVLALESVKPSSILSSPDNEASKHNSPCHKKNSLQSTPRIKILSPQPSQVSSRNASSEKNVVTEKPLGKQSLANVYKDVILLTDVEGEGANRETYLEDSEQHRGNVSKPVRDPVSCLNNPSSIAAVVGPADKLDRVKHGSSSECIKAEEWKEGEANLGDNSPSNPCFKVPSDYADSCKFVSVKKEMAECNEANACFGFNPQNNKGKSNDEDNHKKSELEVDSTSSDNLQTVSTNPLSSQINLDRYYRQKGPRIAKVVRRINCNVEPLKFGSVHAGKQWCDCRAIYPNGYRSRVRYIDVLDPSNMCYYVSEILDAGRDEPLFMVSLERCPSEIFVHVSAARCWEMVRERVNHEITKQHKLGRQKLPPLQPPGSLDGMEMFGFSSPPIVQAIQAMDQNRVCSNYWKSRPLMQIPQQSLSGESSGTFILKYEPLNDQEIEKNHPGVVRILNCLFKKANPEELHTLHRLLHNENSTDEQRLVTRLLNEKIHEGSA; encoded by the exons ATGGCCACAGAACTTGTTGGACCTTGTGCCAAGGAAGATAATATGGATTTACCAACAATTCCACCGGGGTTTGAGTCTCTTGCACCCTTCACTGTGAATAGAGCGGAAGATAATCAAGTAGCTCTATCCACAACCTCTGATTGTGCTACCGAACCACAAACCGAGACATTGCAAATGGCGGTCAACTGTAATGATGATTTAAAAACCTCAAAGTGCTCTAGGCGTAGGCCTTGGATTAAATACTGCGAGTTTGATAACAACTCTGGGGATGAATCTGAGTCTGAGAAG CCAATTTCCACGGGGCACCATCTTCCAAAGGGGGTTATTCGTGGGTGTGAAAAGTGTAGCAGCTGCCAAAAG GTTATTGCGAAATGGCGTCCTGAAGCATCTCATAGGCCTGATCTTCAGGAGGCTCCTGTGTTTTATCCTTCTGAAGAG GAGTTCGAAGATACTTTAAAATACATTGCAAGTATACGCTCTAAAGCAGAAACATATGGGATCTGTCGTATAGTACCTCCAGCTTCATGGAAACCTCCTTGTCCTCTTAAGGAAAAAAATATGTGGGAGAGGTCTAAGTTTGTCACTCGTGTTCAGCGGATTGAAAAACTGCAAAATCGGGATTCTATGAGAAAGATATTCCAAGTGAATTATAACAAgaggaaaagaaaaaggaaatctATGAAAAATGAAGTTGATTACAGAAAGAATGATGAGGAAGTCAAGATTACAGGTGAAGTTGAACGAGTAGATGCTGAGAGATTTGGCTTTGAACACGGTCCCGAGTTTACCATGGACGGATTTAAAAAGTATTCTGACGAGTTTGTGGCTCAGTACTTTAGAAAAAATAGCAGTACCTTAGCATCAGAATGTGACATAAATATGTTTGAGGAACAGTGGCAGCCTACAGTTGAGAGTATTGAGGGAGAATATTGGAGGATGGTGGAAAAACCAACAGAAGAAATTGAG GTGCTTTATGGGGCTGATCTGGAAACAGGAGTATTTGGCAGTGGATTTCCAAAAACTTCTGACCAAGTTTGTTCTGCTTCTGACATGAAGTATGTCAATTCAGGATGGAACTTGAATAACTTCCCTAGGCTTCCTGGTTCTGTTCTTTCGTTTGAGAGCAGTGATATATCTGGTGTTCTGGTTCCTTGGCTGTACATTGGAATGTGTTTTTCTTCATTTTGCTGG CATGTTGAGGATCACCACTTATACTCGTTGAATTACTTGCATTGGGGAGCTCCAAAGATGTGGTATGGTGTTCCAGGATCAGAGGCAGTGAAATTGGAGGCAGCAATGAGGAAACACCTGCCTGACCTATTTGAAGAACAGCCAGACCTGCTTCATAAGTTG GTCACCCAACTTTCCCCGTCGATCCTCAAGTCTGAAGGAGTGCCTGTTTATCGGTGCGTACAGAATCAAGGAGAGTTTATCCTAACGTTCCCTCGAGCGTATCATGCTGGGTTCAACTGTGGTTTTAACTGTGCTGAAGCTGTTAATGTTGCTCCTGTTGACTGGTTGCCACATGGGCAGAATGCTATTGAGCTTTATTGCGAGCAAGGCAGAAAATCTACCATTTCACATGATAAGCTATTGCTTGGCGCAGCTAGAGAAGCTGTGAAGGCAAATTGGGAGTACAACTTATTGAGAAAGTACACTCGAAACAATTTAAGGTGGAAGGATGTTTGTGGAAAAGATGGGATATTATCAAAAGCACTCAAG GCTCGGGTTGAGATGGAGCGGCTGCGGAGGGATTTCCTTTGCAAGTCCTCACAGGCGTTGAAGATGGAAAGCTCATTTGATGCTAATAGTGAGAGGGAGTGCAGTATATGCCTTTTTGACCTACACCTGTCTGCTGCAGGTTGTCACCATTGTTCTCCTGATAAATATGCATGCTTGAACCATGCCAAACAgttatgttcatgttcatgGGGCGCCAAGTTTTTCCTATTTCGTTACGACATTGGTGAATTGAACTTATTGGTTGAAGCTTTGGAGGGGAAGTTAAGTGCGATATATAGATGGGCAAGGCTTGATCTCGGACTTGCCCTAAGTTCTTATGTCTCAAAAGACAATCTGCAAAGTTCTGGGATTGTCGGCCAATCGTCATCGCATAATACCTCTCAAGAAGCTCCAAAAGAGACGAATTCCCTACCCACTACATTATCTTCTATAGAACAAATGGACGGAAGAAGTTTGAACTTAATGAAATTCACTGGCAGCACAAACTCTTACCAGAAAGAAAAGCCATCTGAGGTGGTATTGGCATTGGAAAGTGTaaagccatcatcaatcttgtCCTCCCCAGATAATGAGGCATCAAAACATAATTCTCCATGCCACAAGAAAAACAGTTTACAGTCAACTCccagaataaaaatattatcaCCTCAGCCTTCTCAAGTTAGTAGTCGAAATGCGTCTTCTGAGAAAAATGTAGTTACAGAGAAACCTCTGGGGAAGCAGTCATTGGCTAATGTATACAAAGATGTTATACTCCTGACTGACGTTGAGGGAGAAGGAGCCAATAGAGAAACTTATTTGGAGGATTCTGAACAGCATAGAGGAAATGTGTCGAAACCAGTTCGCGATCCTGTGAGCTGTTTAAACAATCCATCCTCAATAGCAGCTGTTGTTGGTCCTGCTGATAAGCTTGACAGAGTGAAGCATGGCTCTAGTTCAGAGTGTATCAAAGCTGAAGAATGGAAAGAAGGTGAAGCAAATCTTGGTGATAATTCACCGAGCAATCCCTGTTTCAAAGTGCCCTCCGATTATGCAGATTCTTGTAAATTTGTATCAGTGAAGAAAGAGATGGCTGAATGTAATGAGGCAAATGCATGTTTCGGATTTAACCCACAAAATAACAAGGGAAAATCCAATGATGAAGATAATCATAAAAAATCGGAGTTGGAAGTTGATTCTACATCAAGTGACAACTTACAAACTGTGTCAACTAATCCACTTAGTTCGCAGATTAACCTGGACAGATATTATCGCCAGAAGGGGCCTCGAATTGCGAAAGTAGTTAGGAGAATTAATTGCAATGTTGAACCTTTGAAATTTGGATCTGTGCATGCTGGAAAGCAGTGGTGTGATTGTCGGGCCATTTATCCTAATG GATATAGAAGTCGCGTGCGGTATATAGATGTACTAGATCCATCTAATATGTGCTATTATGTCTCTGAAATTCTGGATGCTGGACGGGATGAGCCTCTATTTATG GTTTCTTTGGAGCGCTGTCCTAGTGAAATATTTGTTCATGTCTCGGCTGCCAGATGCTGGGAAATGGTTCGGGAAAGAGTCAATCACGAGATCACGAAGCAACATAAGTTAGGAAGACAGAAGCTCCCTCCTTTGCAGCCTCCTGGGAGTTTGGATGGCATGGAAATGTTTGGCTTCTCTTCACCACCAATTGTGCAG GCTATTCAAGCTATGGACCAAAATCGAGTCTGTTCAAATTACTGGAAATCGCGGCCACTCATGCAGATTCCTCAGCAATCCCTATCGGGAGAAAGTAGTGGCACCTTCATCCTGAAGTACGAGCCCTTGAATGATCAAGAAATCGAAAAAAACCATCCTGGGGTTGTGAGAATATTGAATTGCCTCTTCAAGAAGGCTAATCCGGAGGAGCTGCATACACTGCACAGACTTTTACACAACGAGAATTCAACTGATGAACAAAGATTGGTGACCCGACTTCTTAACGAGAAGATCCACGAGGGCTCGGCGTAG